Genomic segment of Populus nigra chromosome 14, ddPopNigr1.1, whole genome shotgun sequence:
gtactcttTTTTCTATTAAGCCATTTATTTAATGGctataacaattaattaattaatcaatcttTCGTATTTCATAAGAATATCCTCCTAAGAAACTAATATCAAATTTACTTGCATTATACACACACCATCTCCAAGATtatttgagcgtttatatatatatatatatatatatatatatatatatatatatataaagtttaacTGCCGAACCAAAATCTCAGACGAgctgaaagaaataaaactgATGTAACTGAAACCGCGTTAACattttataatcaataaatcTAACCAGAAAACCATAATATAATATCAAGCGTTACTGTATACCAGACCCAGCAACTCCAGTATCCTTTTTTGATTTAGTACTTCAATGATCCCaatattagttaattaattatcctCGAAACTAATttatataactattattatatatataaattggaaTCGAAAACCAGAAATCATATAGGGCACATGCATGTAGTCAACAAGAACATGGAAATCGACCAAAAttctcatttaaaaaagaaataattattagttaatctgttttataatatttttattagtctCCAACGTAGTAATTAATGAGAGCTATACAAAACTCCAAATCAATGCAAGGATCATGGCAGTTTTGACAGGTATTCGCCGCATATCATGGACAAACCATAAAACTCTAATCAATGCAAATAAATTGCGAGttacatataaatattttctagaATAATAGATTGCATGTTCAATTATTATTGTGGAGGGTCAACCAGGGAGGCAATACTCTGTCTCGATCTCCCACACATATATAATACGTTCAAACAGGCCTTCTTTCTTGATATATTTAGGggaatttaatagtttttaggtgttagttttgagttttgaatCCAAAATATCAAAGAATAGAAGCAAATGTTACAAAGTAATTAGcagaaattaatatataaggATTTGCAGAATATTTCAGACTAATTGGTAGTTATTTAATTAGGACTAACTGGTAGTTAGATATATTATAAGTATAAGCACATGACATCATGTTAACATGATCTTTAACTAcaccatattaaattaattgtctTGAGAGGACTCTAAACTGAATATTTAAGTAACTGCGACTCCTGCATgtattaaaagaacaaaaaggctTTGAAGCAAGTATATCCTTTGATATAATATCCTTCcgatggacttttttttttcttagaaacaaTTTTAAGAAGAATCTCATTATGAGAATATTGATAATGTCATAATCATATAATCTTATtgataattctatatatatatatatatatatatatatattgatcacCAATTTGCTTCAACTAACCAAACTAGCATTACATGTCTTTCATATTTTCAGTTCACTGCCATATCTCctcaagattattttatttttttcatatctccttaattaagattatatccatcatatatatatatatatatgctagtCGAAGCCCATGTCATAGCACCAACATAGccatatataaaagatattgtGTTAGTGGTCTaactaactaaaaaaaagtctttCATATGATTGGAGAGAGTTTCCTTATAATTTTACCcctacatttttaaaattattttttaaagaaaaaaaatatcgttTCCTTGATTTGGTCCCTAGCTGATcacagaaagaataaaaaacagagaataagagaaaatgtaatctgtatatattttcttaatgaataaaataatagtgtatatatatatacacacacacactaaactAATCAGTTATGAAATATtattacaaatataattttaattttgaaatcatgATTAGTGCAGGTTCATCAATGCAGCAGAATATCCATCATAAACAAGTTCAGTTACAAAGTTTGAATCTTTGTAGTAACTCTTTTTTTGAAACTCTCTACTTGGTCTTCAATATCCGTTAGCTAGCTGGAGATGTAACAGTTACAAAGTTTGAATCTTTGTAACTGTAACtctcttctttatcttcaatgTTTGTCAGTTACAAAGTTTGGATCTTTTTAACCGTAACTCTCTTATGCTTAACAAACATATGCATGAGCTAGTGCCTAAATCCCAGTCCTACTCTTGATCATTATCATTCCTAATATAACATTAGAAAGAGAGATAAACAAATGTCCGTTAAACCATAGGATATACATTAATCagaatgtgtatatatatatatatatatatatatatatatatatatattgcattattatttgattggattaattaatttaaagagaGGTTTGTTTCCTAAAATTTGGTCACTTTGGGagacaaatattttaataagctGCAAAACCGCGTAGCTTTAGGAAACAGACATTTTAAAGTAAACACCTGCTAGTTAATCCTAGAAAGTTTACATCaaaaaaggcattgaaatgTTTGCAAGAAACTCTCCCTCTCTATTGCTTGCGTGCACCATGCcgagttttaattaaaacaacctAGAAAgacatttattttcttcactTTACATGCCTTTTTGTTGAAGCTAAGAGAAGTGTGGGAgtcttttgaatttgttttggcttcacttcatatatatataagtaaaaaaagatagatagatagatagacaGACATTGGAAACCCTAGCTAATACCTTCCATAAAACATATGCCCCCTTTTGAGTTTTGACTCGTTAGCCTTTTGACCCACGCAAACCCACCATACATTGTAGAATTTAATATCAATTCCCTACTCACACGGCTTAAACAACGTTTAAGATcgagtatgtgtgtgtgtgtattgctCAAGGTCAGTGGAGAGACAATTAATGGACGCCGACGACACCCACGCCGACCACAAACGTCATCTCTCTATCCATCAATATGTAGGCGGCCATTACGTGTATAGTACTTGTTTATTGTTGCAAGTAATTTGCAAATGCAGTGAAAGAAACATGTATACGTAGGTACAATATGAATCAACATATCATGATTATACACGAGAAGAAGAATGGAAGACGTTTTTCATAATTATGTTAAATAACCCATAATTAATCACATTAGCATATCCTTTAATAGAAGAATTTTTTGCAAGGGACACGAGGTTTTAGGAAACAAATCTAGCTTAGAGCCACTCCAAATCCCGCAGGGATCGAGTGCGCTTTCTACAATTCAAAAGAAGAATTGAGAAAAACTTAtcaaccaaaaatatatttttggtgtgaaaaaaattaaatggataaGAACTACTCTGTTTTTAATTACGTTCACATTTGACATAATTACCAGACTATCGCTCCTCAGGCTCGCGGTGATCATGATCAAACGATAGTCGGAAAACCCACTTGGTGAGGAACTTTCTTCTTGAGCTTTTCAGCATTTGGTGATGGCTTTGATTTTTCATCGACTCCACAAATGACTTCAATCGTTGGATAGCAAGGCTTAATGTTTCTTTAGACATGTTAGCGAAGCATACTCGAAACCACCCTGGCTCGGTACAATGACAGGAAGAACCAGGAGAGATATTTAGCTTAACTTCATGAACAATCTTTTTCCAAAGTTCCATTTCTTCTGTAAATGTGTTAGAACTCAAGAGATGCTTCATGTTAACCCAACAAAACAAGCCAGCATTGCTCTTCAGGCAGCTGATTCCAGCCTTTTCAAGGCCCTTTACCAGCAATTTTTGACGTTGTTTAAGCCTCTTTTGATTCTCCGAGATATAATTCCTCGTAAACTTTTTGTCAGAGAGTAGAGCAGAGAGAAGATATTGAGTTTGAGAAGACACTAAACCAAAGCTAGACATTTTGGTTGCTGCTGATACAACCATGTCATCGTTGGAGTAAATTGCACCAACTCTAAAACCAGGGAGACCAAGATCCTTTGATAGACTATAGACAATATGAACTCGATTCCAAACTTGACTATTCTCACATTTCCTATCCTTCAAAACTTCTAAGATACTTACAAATCCCGGAGAGCTAAAAACTGTACCCGAATAAATCTCATCGCTTAT
This window contains:
- the LOC133673592 gene encoding 1-aminocyclopropane-1-carboxylate synthase-like, translated to MRLLSRKATCNTHGQDSSYFLGWQEYEKNPYDEIKNPTGIIQMGLAENQLSFDLLESWLAKNPDAAGFKKDGQSIFRELALFQDYHGLPEFKKALVEFMAEIRGNKVSFDQNKIVLTAGATSANETLMFCLAEPGEAFLLPTPYYPGFDRDLKWRTGVEIVPIQCTSSNGFQITAPALEEAFQEAQKRNLRVKGVLVTNPSNPLGTTMTGNELNLLLSFVTEKGIHLISDEIYSGTVFSSPGFVSILEVLKDRKCENSQVWNRVHIVYSLSKDLGLPGFRVGAIYSNDDMVVSAATKMSSFGLVSSQTQYLLSALLSDKKFTRNYISENQKRLKQRQKLLVKGLEKAGISCLKSNAGLFCWVNMKHLLSSNTFTEEMELWKKIVHEVKLNISPGSSCHCTEPGWFRVCFANMSKETLSLAIQRLKSFVESMKNQSHHQMLKSSRRKFLTKWVFRLSFDHDHREPEER